Genomic DNA from Enterococcus saccharolyticus subsp. saccharolyticus:
CGAATTTTTACAGATACTTTTAAGGGAGTGACGTATGAATAATTTATCATTGAACCGTTTAAAACGAACGCCGTTTTTGACATATACTTTCTTGACAATTCAAGTTGTGGTCTATCTCTTAGCGTTTTTATTTCCCGGTTTATATTTGGAATTTCGAGGTGCGATGTTTGGCCCATTAGTCGTTCAAGGTCATGAATATTGGCGTTTTATTACCCCGATTTTTATCCACTATGGATTGATGCACTTTGCAGTAAATTCGGTTGTACTTTATTTTATGGGACAACAAATTGAAGCTATTTATGGACATACGCGTTTTTTTATTATCTATCTCATTAGTGGACTTACTGGAAATGCGATGAGTTTTGCTTTTAATCAAGCAGGTGTGCAATCTGCAGGTTCAAGTACATCATTATTTGGTTTATTTGGCGCATTTGTTATTTTAGGTGTGCATTTCAAAGGACATCCAGCGATTCAAGGAATGGTTCGTCAATTCACGCTATTTATTGGAATGAGTCTATTATTTGGTGTCTTTGACCGTTCGATTGATATGTGGGGACATATTGGTGGGTTAGTTGGTGGTCTGTTATTAGGAAACGTTTTAGGATTACCGAATAACGGCAAACGTTACTCGATTCATCTACGAATTATTTCCGGAATGATTTTAGCATTTTTGGTCATTTTTTGTATCGTGTACGGTTTCAAAAAGTATGAAATACTTGTATAATGTTTAGGAAGTGTCTTTATGGAAACTTTATATGATGTTCAGCAGTTATTTAAACAATTCGGTTTGTACATTTATGTGGGCAAACGTATCTATGACATTGAACTGATGGCAATTGAATTACAAAAGCTATTCGAAGCGCGGCTTATCGATCGAGAAACCTATTTTACAGCACGTGGTATTTTGAATCGAGAACATCGTATCGAAGAAAGCAGGGAGGATTTTTAAGATGGAAGAAAAGAAAATCATTGGGATTGATTTAGGTGGCACAACAGTTAAATTTGCGATTGTGACACTTGAAGGAGAAATCCAACAAAAATGGAGTATTGAAACAAATATTTTGGATGAAGGATCACATATTGTACCTGAAATTATTGAATCAATTAACCATCGTTTGAATTTATATGAGTTAAAAGCAGACGATTTTGTTGGTATCGGTATGGGAACTCCGGGAAGTGTTGACCGTGAAAATGGCACAGTTATCGGTGCATACAATCTAAATTGGAAAACATTACAACCTGTTCGTGAACAAATTGAAGCAGGAACTGGTATCCAATTTACGTTAGATAATGATGCGAACGTAGCGGCTTTAGGTGAACGTTGGAAAGGTGCTGGTGAAAATAATCCAGACGTTATTCTCATGACGCTAGGAACTGGCGTTGGTGGCGGTATTATTGCAGAAGGAAACTTGTTGCATGGTGTTGCTGGTTGTGCTGGTGAAATTGGTCACGTAACCGTTGATCCTCATGGTTTTGAATGTACATGTGGAAAAGTAGGATGTTTAGAAACAGTCGCAAGTGCCACGGGTGTGGTTCGTGTTGCACGTCAATTATCTGAGGAATATGCGGGTGATTCTGAATTGAAACGTCGTTTAGATGATGGACAAGATATTTCAAGTAAAGATGTCTTTGTACTAGCAGAACAAGATGATCCATTTGCGTTAATGGTTGTGGACAAAGTTTGTTTCTATTTAGGTTTGGCTTGCGGTAATTTAGGTAATACATTGAATCCATCAAGTATCGTTTTAGGTGGCGGTGTTTCGGCAGCCGGTGAATTTTTACGAAGCCGTGTAGAGAACTACTTCAATGAATACACATTCCCTCAAGTAAGAGAAAGTACACAAATCAAATTAGCACAGTTAGGAAATGATGCCGGTGTCATTGGTGCTGCGTCATTAGCTTTGCAATTTGTAAAATAGAAAGGTAGAAATGAAACATGGATCTTTTTAACACAATAACTCTGATTTTATTATTAGTTTTAATTTTCATGGGATTAAATTGGTTGTATTATTATATCCTAGGAAAACGTTCAGCGACAACTATCACCGAAGAGGAATTCCGTGAAGGGATGCGTAAAGCCCAAGTGATTGATGTCCGTGAAAAAAATGAATTTGACGCAGGTCATATTCTAGGTGCGCGTAATATTCCTTATACTGTTTTGGATAATTCAATTACAGCGATTCGCAAAGACCAGCCAGTATATCTATACGATCGCTCAAAAGCATTAAGTGTGCGTGCTGCGAATAAATTACGTAAACATGGCTACAAAGATGTGTATGTCTTAAAAGAAGGCTATGATGGCTGGACAGGAAAAACGAAAAAGAAAAATTAAACAAAAAAGAGGGACGATATCGTCTCTCTTTTTTTGCTATAGCGGACTCTTTTAAAGAAGTGCTTGATATAAAAAACTGTAGCAATCAGCCAATGAAGGCGACTGCTACAGTTTTTTTGATTATCTTGCGAAGCTTTTACGGTTTGCTTTACGGCGTTTTTCATCAATGATCGCTTCTTTTTCGTCGATTGGATCAATGACTTGTTTTTTTATTGTGGCAATCAAGCCGATTGTTGCTGCTGTTGTAGCAAGAGAACCTACAACAAATCCTGTAACAAATTTTTTCATTGTTCCTTCACCTCACTTCATTCATCTTACTTACATTATGAATGAAGTACGGGATTTTGCAAAGTAATATACTATATGAAATTATTTTAATAAATAAATTGAAAAAATTTAGTAAATGTTTTATAATGAGTTTACTAATAGCAAAAGGAGCCGATGACGAGATGGAGAAAATAGAAAAGGTTTTCAATGAAGTGTTTGAAAAAACAGCTGATGGCACATATTTTGCGCCTGGTCGGATTAATTTGATTGGGGAGCATACAGATTATAATGGAGGACATGTTTTTCCTGCGTCGATTACTTTAGGAACATATGGTGTCGCGAGCAAACGATCAGATAATCTGGTATGTCTTTATTCAGAAAATTTCCCAGAGGCTGGGGTCATTACTTTTTCATTGGATGACTTGGTTTATGATAAAGCGCATGATTGGGCCAATTATCCTAAAGGGATGATTCACTTTTTAAAAGCAGCAGGCTATACGATTGATTCAGGATTTAATGTGGTTTTTTATGGAAATATTCCAAATGGTGCCGGATTGTCTTCGTCTGCATCAATCGAACTATTAACAGGTGTTATCTTGGAAGATTTGTTCGATTTATCCATTGAACGTTTAGAATTAGTCAAAATTGGAAAACAAGTAGAAAATGAATTTATTGGTGTCAATTCAGGTATTATGGATCAGTTTGCAATTGGTATGGGAAAAAAAGACCATGCTTTATTATTAGACACTAATACATTACACTATGAAGTCGTGCCAGCCGCTTTTGGCGAATATGTGGTAGCCATTATGAATACAAATAAACGTCGTGAACTGGCGGATTCAAAATATAATGAGCGTCGTAGTGAATGTGAAGAAGCGCTTCGTCGTTTGCAAACAAAACTCACGATTCAATCGTTAGGTGAACTGGATGAAGCAACCTTTTTTGAAAATACAGCGGTAGTTGGTGACGAAACATTAATGAAACGTGCCAAACATGCAGTAACTGAAAATCAGCGAACATTGCAAGCACGTCAAGCGTTACGAGCTGACGATTTAGTGACATTTGGCAAATTATTAAATGCGTCGCACGCTTCTTTAAAAGAAGATTATGAAGTAACGGGTGCTGAATTGGATACTTTAGTTACCGCAGCGCAAAATTATCCGAGTGTTTTAGGTGCACGGATGACCGGTGCCGGTTTTGGTGGTTGTGCAATTGCTTTAGTCAAACAAGCAGATTGGCAAGATTTTGTTGTGACTGTTTCCCAAGAATATTTAGACAAAATTGGGTATGCGACGGATATTTATCAAGCAAGCATTGATGATGGTGCTAGAAAGTTATAAGATAGAACAAGAGAATTTAAAAGAAGAAAGCGAGGACAATCAATGTCTATTTTAGTCTTAGGTGGAGCTGGGTATATCGGTTCTCACGCAGTCGATCAATTAATTCAACGCGGGGAGGATGTTGTCGTCATTGATAACTTATTAACCGGACACCGTGCAGCAATACACCCCAACGCACGTTTTTATGAAGGGGATGTACGTGATAAATCATTTGTCACTAGTGTGTTTGACAAAGAAACAATTGCAGGAGTCATTCATTTTGCAGCTAGCTCTTTAGTGGGTGAGTCTGTGGAAAAACCACTGAAATACTTCAATAATAATGTGTATGGGATGCAAGTGCTTTTAGAAGTCATGCAAGAACATGACGTGAAACACATTGTCTTTTCATCAACGGCTGCAACTTATGGCGAACCAGAAGTCACTCCAATTGCGGAAACAACCCCAACAAATCCCAAGAATCCATATGGGGAAAGCAAATTGATGATGGAAAAAATGATGAAATGGTGCGATAACGCGTATGGAATGAAATATGTTGCGTTGCGTTATTTCAATGTAGCTGGTGCCAAAGCGGATGCCTCTATTGGCGAAGATCACACGCCAGAAACGCATTTAGTGCCAATTATTTTACAAGTTGCATTAGGGCAACGGAAGGAATTGTCTATTTTTGGCGATGATTACAATACACCGGATGGGACTTGTATTCGTGATTATGTGCATGTGGAAGATTTAATTGCCGCTCATTTATTAGCTTTGGATTATTTAAAAGCAGGAAATGAAAGCAATGTCTTTAATTTGGGTAGTAACAACGGGTATTCGGTGAAAGAAATGTTGGATGCTACGCGTGAAGTGACGAAAAAAGAGATTCCAGCTGTTGTCGTTCCTCGTCGTGCTGGTGACCCAAGTACATTAGTCGCTTCAAGTGACAAAGCCAAAGAAATATTAGGTTGGGAACCGGCTTATACGGATGTGAAAAAAATCATTGAGACTGCTTGGAACTGGCATGTCAGCCATCCAAATGGGTATGAAGAATAGGAGTTGAAGGTATGTTAAGTCAAACAATTGCTGATTTTACAACACTTGCAATTGCAGCAGGTGGTTGGATGGAAATGGATCGTTTGTATTTACACAATCGTATCTTAGGGATGATTGGTGAAGATCAATTAGACGAATTTGATGTCCATCCTGTCACACGCCCCTCAACCGAATTATTAGATGAATTAGTAGCCACCGCACAAAAAAATCACGTCATTGATGATACCTTATCAGCGATTGAAATTTTGGAAGGCGAATTGATGGATTTCTTAACACCACCACCGTCTGTTGTCAATGCTTTTTTTGCGCAACATTATGCTAATGATCCACAAGAAGCAACGGATTATTTTTTTGAGTTATGTAAAAATAATGATTACATCAAAACACGGGCGATTGCTAAGAATATTTATTTTCCAGTTGAGACACCCTATGGTGAATTAGAAATTACGATTAATTTATCTAAACCTGAAAAAGACCCCAAACAAATTGCTGCAGAGCGTCATGCAGTTACAAGTAATTATCCGAAATGTATGCTTTGTATGGAAAATGAGGGCTACAAAGGACGCGTAAATTATCCCGCACGAACCAATCATCGCATTATTCGTATGAATTTAGATGGCGAATCTTGGGGCTTCCAATATTCCCCTTATGCGTATTATAATGAACATTGTATTGTGTTATCAGAAGAACATCGTCCGATGGAAATTAGCGAACAAACTTTTGCACGCTTGTTGCAAATTGTGGAAGTATTACCGCATTATTTTGCTGGCTCAAATGCTGACTTACCAATTGTGGGTGGTTCTATTTTGTCGCATGACCATTATCAAGGAGGCAATCATACTTTTGCGATGGCGAAAGCACCAATTGACCGCTTGTTTGTCCTGAAAGATTATCCCACAGTAGTAGCGGGAACAGTTAAATGGCCAATGTCGGTTATTCGCCTCCAAGCAACAGATAAAGCATTGTTAATTGATGCTGCCACACATGTCTTAGAAACATGGCGCAATTATTCTGCACCAGAATTAAATATTGTGGCATTTTCTGAAGATGGTACACAGCATCATACGATTACACCGATTGCTCGTAAAAAAGGGGATTTCTTTGAACTAGATTTGGTCTTGCGTGATAACAATGTATCTGAAGAATACCCAGATGGCATTTTTCATCCTCATCAAGATGTCCACCATATCAAAAAAGAAAATATTGGTTTAATTGAAGTGATGGGCTTAGCTATTTTACCGCCACGTCTTGAAAAAGAGTTACAAGAGGTAGAAAAATATTTATTAAATCAAGACAATGAATTAGCCGAAAGCCATCGTCCATGGGCAGAGCGTATGAAAGCATCCTATACGTTCTCGACTGAAAACGTACGAGAAGTAATGGAAAAAGAAATCGGCAACATTTTTACACGCGTGTTAGAAGATGCTGGTGTCTTTAAACGTGATGACCAAGGACAACGTGCTTTTGAAGCCTTTACCCAAACACTTTAAATCAAAGGAGGAGAGATCGTGGCAACGATTAAAGATATTGCAGATAAAGCAGGAGTCTCTCCTGCAACGGTCTCGCGTGTCCTCAACTATGATCCGGACTTATCTGTAGGCCAAGAGACTAAGCAGAAGATTTTTGAAGCAGCCGAGTCGCTGAATTATACAAAGCATAAGAAAAAACGTCGCGAACAACTCGTTATCCGTTTAGTACAATGGCACGATACTGCCGAAGAGTTAGCAGATTTGTATTATTTAGCGATTCGCTTAGGAATTGAGAAAAAAGCCGAAGAATTAAACATTTTGTTATTAAAAGAGCCGTTAGATCAATTGTCAGAAACAACTGCTGCAGGAACGATTGCATTAGGTAAATTTGATCCGAAGCAAATTCGTTTATTAGAAAAATTAGCAGGGACGTTATTATTTGTAGATACGAACGATACGATTCATGGTCATGATTCGCTAGTGGTTGATTTTACACAAAGTATCGAACAAGTGATTGATCATTTTATTCAAGAAAAACATGAAAAAATTGCTATTTTATCAGGCATTGAATACACAAAGCGAAGCAACTATGAAATTGCTGATCCACGTTTTAAGGCATTTAAAGAACGTTTGACACAGTTGAAACTTTACCGTGAAAATTACCATCTTCAAGGTACGTTTACCGTAGAAGGCGGCTATCAAGCGATGAATCAATTTTTAGCAAAAGAAAATGACTATCCAACGGCATTGTTTGCTTCAAGCGATGCGCTGGCCATTGGAGCGATGCGAGCTATTCAAGAACATGGGTTAAGTATTCCAGAAGACATTTCTGTGATTGGCTTTAATGATGTGAGTGTCGCAAAATATGTGAGCCCAGCATTAACTACGATTCGTGTTTATACCGA
This window encodes:
- a CDS encoding rhomboid family intramembrane serine protease encodes the protein MNNLSLNRLKRTPFLTYTFLTIQVVVYLLAFLFPGLYLEFRGAMFGPLVVQGHEYWRFITPIFIHYGLMHFAVNSVVLYFMGQQIEAIYGHTRFFIIYLISGLTGNAMSFAFNQAGVQSAGSSTSLFGLFGAFVILGVHFKGHPAIQGMVRQFTLFIGMSLLFGVFDRSIDMWGHIGGLVGGLLLGNVLGLPNNGKRYSIHLRIISGMILAFLVIFCIVYGFKKYEILV
- a CDS encoding YqgQ family protein, with the translated sequence METLYDVQQLFKQFGLYIYVGKRIYDIELMAIELQKLFEARLIDRETYFTARGILNREHRIEESREDF
- a CDS encoding ROK family glucokinase — translated: MEEKKIIGIDLGGTTVKFAIVTLEGEIQQKWSIETNILDEGSHIVPEIIESINHRLNLYELKADDFVGIGMGTPGSVDRENGTVIGAYNLNWKTLQPVREQIEAGTGIQFTLDNDANVAALGERWKGAGENNPDVILMTLGTGVGGGIIAEGNLLHGVAGCAGEIGHVTVDPHGFECTCGKVGCLETVASATGVVRVARQLSEEYAGDSELKRRLDDGQDISSKDVFVLAEQDDPFALMVVDKVCFYLGLACGNLGNTLNPSSIVLGGGVSAAGEFLRSRVENYFNEYTFPQVRESTQIKLAQLGNDAGVIGAASLALQFVK
- a CDS encoding rhodanese-like domain-containing protein, whose amino-acid sequence is MDLFNTITLILLLVLIFMGLNWLYYYILGKRSATTITEEEFREGMRKAQVIDVREKNEFDAGHILGARNIPYTVLDNSITAIRKDQPVYLYDRSKALSVRAANKLRKHGYKDVYVLKEGYDGWTGKTKKKN
- a CDS encoding DUF3042 family protein, encoding MKKFVTGFVVGSLATTAATIGLIATIKKQVIDPIDEKEAIIDEKRRKANRKSFAR
- a CDS encoding galactokinase is translated as MEKIEKVFNEVFEKTADGTYFAPGRINLIGEHTDYNGGHVFPASITLGTYGVASKRSDNLVCLYSENFPEAGVITFSLDDLVYDKAHDWANYPKGMIHFLKAAGYTIDSGFNVVFYGNIPNGAGLSSSASIELLTGVILEDLFDLSIERLELVKIGKQVENEFIGVNSGIMDQFAIGMGKKDHALLLDTNTLHYEVVPAAFGEYVVAIMNTNKRRELADSKYNERRSECEEALRRLQTKLTIQSLGELDEATFFENTAVVGDETLMKRAKHAVTENQRTLQARQALRADDLVTFGKLLNASHASLKEDYEVTGAELDTLVTAAQNYPSVLGARMTGAGFGGCAIALVKQADWQDFVVTVSQEYLDKIGYATDIYQASIDDGARKL
- the galE gene encoding UDP-glucose 4-epimerase GalE; the protein is MSILVLGGAGYIGSHAVDQLIQRGEDVVVIDNLLTGHRAAIHPNARFYEGDVRDKSFVTSVFDKETIAGVIHFAASSLVGESVEKPLKYFNNNVYGMQVLLEVMQEHDVKHIVFSSTAATYGEPEVTPIAETTPTNPKNPYGESKLMMEKMMKWCDNAYGMKYVALRYFNVAGAKADASIGEDHTPETHLVPIILQVALGQRKELSIFGDDYNTPDGTCIRDYVHVEDLIAAHLLALDYLKAGNESNVFNLGSNNGYSVKEMLDATREVTKKEIPAVVVPRRAGDPSTLVASSDKAKEILGWEPAYTDVKKIIETAWNWHVSHPNGYEE
- the galT gene encoding UDP-glucose--hexose-1-phosphate uridylyltransferase — its product is MLSQTIADFTTLAIAAGGWMEMDRLYLHNRILGMIGEDQLDEFDVHPVTRPSTELLDELVATAQKNHVIDDTLSAIEILEGELMDFLTPPPSVVNAFFAQHYANDPQEATDYFFELCKNNDYIKTRAIAKNIYFPVETPYGELEITINLSKPEKDPKQIAAERHAVTSNYPKCMLCMENEGYKGRVNYPARTNHRIIRMNLDGESWGFQYSPYAYYNEHCIVLSEEHRPMEISEQTFARLLQIVEVLPHYFAGSNADLPIVGGSILSHDHYQGGNHTFAMAKAPIDRLFVLKDYPTVVAGTVKWPMSVIRLQATDKALLIDAATHVLETWRNYSAPELNIVAFSEDGTQHHTITPIARKKGDFFELDLVLRDNNVSEEYPDGIFHPHQDVHHIKKENIGLIEVMGLAILPPRLEKELQEVEKYLLNQDNELAESHRPWAERMKASYTFSTENVREVMEKEIGNIFTRVLEDAGVFKRDDQGQRAFEAFTQTL
- a CDS encoding LacI family DNA-binding transcriptional regulator — encoded protein: MATIKDIADKAGVSPATVSRVLNYDPDLSVGQETKQKIFEAAESLNYTKHKKKRREQLVIRLVQWHDTAEELADLYYLAIRLGIEKKAEELNILLLKEPLDQLSETTAAGTIALGKFDPKQIRLLEKLAGTLLFVDTNDTIHGHDSLVVDFTQSIEQVIDHFIQEKHEKIAILSGIEYTKRSNYEIADPRFKAFKERLTQLKLYRENYHLQGTFTVEGGYQAMNQFLAKENDYPTALFASSDALAIGAMRAIQEHGLSIPEDISVIGFNDVSVAKYVSPALTTIRVYTEWMGELAVLTLVDLIKEQPPVSKRIVLATELILRQSTLKTNESL